The Oscillospiraceae bacterium genome contains a region encoding:
- the kdpE gene encoding DNA-binding response regulator — MNKAKILVVEDDRAIRNLITTTLETQDYQYHTAAKGSEALLEAVSFQPDVMLLDLGLPDMDGVSIIEKVRGWSALPIIVVSARSEDRDKIDALDAGADDYLTKPFSVDELLARLRVALRRARQDAGPAGSPEAVFTNGELTIDYAAGCTYLAGSEIHLTPIEYKLLCLLAKNVGKVLTHNYILRQVWGSALPGDTPSLRVFMATLRKKIEPAPAQPKYIQTHVGVGYRMLRIPESVPAAPRGE, encoded by the coding sequence ATGAATAAAGCAAAAATTCTTGTGGTCGAAGACGACCGCGCCATCCGCAACCTTATCACCACCACCCTCGAAACCCAGGACTATCAGTATCACACGGCGGCAAAGGGCAGCGAAGCCCTGCTCGAAGCGGTTTCGTTCCAGCCGGACGTCATGCTGCTGGATCTTGGCCTGCCGGATATGGACGGCGTCTCCATCATCGAAAAGGTGCGCGGCTGGTCGGCCCTGCCCATCATCGTCGTCAGCGCCCGCAGCGAGGACCGCGACAAGATCGACGCGCTGGACGCGGGCGCCGACGATTATCTCACCAAGCCCTTCAGCGTGGATGAGCTCCTGGCCCGGCTGCGGGTGGCCCTTCGGCGGGCCCGGCAGGACGCCGGTCCCGCGGGCAGCCCGGAGGCCGTTTTCACCAACGGCGAACTCACAATTGATTATGCCGCCGGCTGTACCTACCTGGCTGGCAGCGAGATCCACCTGACCCCCATCGAATATAAATTGCTGTGCCTGCTGGCCAAAAACGTGGGCAAGGTGCTCACCCACAATTACATCCTGCGCCAGGTGTGGGGCAGCGCCCTTCCGGGCGACACCCCCTCCCTGCGGGTGTTCATGGCCACCCTGCGCAAAAAGATCGAGCCTGCGCCCGCCCAGCCCAAATACATCCAGACCCACGTGGGCGTGGGTTACCGTATGCTGCGCATCCCCGAAAGCGTGCCGGCCGCCCCGCGGGGGGAATAA
- the kdpC gene encoding potassium-transporting ATPase KdpC subunit — protein sequence MKTFKKYTLRALLLCVVLTLLCGLVYPLLITGIAQLAFPQKANGSIIEVGGKKYGSTLLAQQFTGDEYMWGRIMNLNTSAFYSNEGVPLLYSGPSNKTPAGEELEQLVAARVAKIQAAHPDKSGQPIPVDLVTSSGSGLDPHISPAAAEYQVGRVAAHRGIPESEVRAVVERYTQGRFLGLFGEPTVNVLEVNLALDGILQ from the coding sequence ATGAAGACCTTTAAAAAATATACCCTGCGGGCGCTGCTGCTCTGTGTGGTCCTCACCCTGCTGTGCGGCCTGGTCTACCCGCTGCTCATCACCGGCATCGCCCAACTCGCCTTCCCCCAAAAAGCGAACGGCAGCATCATCGAGGTAGGCGGCAAAAAATACGGCAGCACCCTGCTGGCACAGCAGTTCACCGGCGATGAATACATGTGGGGGCGCATTATGAACCTGAACACCTCCGCCTTTTACAGCAACGAGGGCGTCCCCCTGCTCTACTCCGGCCCCTCCAACAAGACCCCTGCGGGCGAAGAACTGGAGCAGCTCGTGGCCGCGCGCGTGGCCAAAATCCAGGCCGCCCACCCGGACAAATCGGGCCAGCCCATCCCGGTGGATCTGGTCACCAGCTCCGGCTCGGGGCTCGACCCCCACATTTCACCGGCCGCGGCCGAGTACCAGGTGGGCCGCGTTGCCGCCCACCGCGGCATCCCGGAAAGCGAGGTGCGGGCCGTGGTGGAACGTTACACCCAAGGCCGCTTTTTGGGCCTGTTCGGCGAGCCTACCGTAAATGTTCTGGAAGTCAACCTTGCGCTGGACGGCATCCTGCAATGA
- the kdpB gene encoding potassium-transporting ATPase ATP-binding subunit, producing MPSKTKSPFVTRELAGRAVRDAFAKLAPKTQLKNPVMFLVYVSAFLTTGLYVCSLFGTADARPAFILAVALILWLTVLFANFAEAIAEGRGKAQADALRAARQDVTANKLSSPAARDAVQRVPGASLVKGDCVLVNAGEQIPADGEVIEGAASVDESAITGESAPVIRESGGDRSAVTGGTTVISDWLVVRVTSGPGESFLDKMIAMVEGAARKKTPNEIALEILLVALTIIFLLVTVSLFPFSQFSAGQAGMANPTSITALVALLVCLAPTTIGALLSAIGIAGMSRLNQANVLAMSGRAIEAAGDVDTLLLDKTGTITLGNRQACEFIPVDGAPAAALADAAQLSSLADETPEGRSVVVLAKEQFGLRGRSMSELHTSFIPFSAKTRMSGVDCEEGEVRKGAADAVKAYVQSKGGAFSQECEAAVERIAREGGTPLVVAKNGRVLGVIHLKDIVKQGVKEKFADLRKMGIRTVMITGDNPLTASAIAAEAGVDDFLAEATPEGKLHMIRQLQAKGHLVAMTGDGTNDAPALAQADVAVAMNTGTQAAKEAGNMVDLDSSPTKLIDIVRIGKQLLMTRGSLTTFSIANDVAKYFAILPALFMGLYPGLAALNIMHLASAESAILSAIIYNALIIVALIPLALRGVKYREVPAGKLLSRNLLIYGLGGIAAPFAAIKLIDMFLVGFGLV from the coding sequence ATGCCTTCCAAGACCAAAAGCCCCTTTGTAACGCGGGAACTGGCAGGCCGCGCCGTGCGGGACGCATTTGCAAAGCTTGCGCCCAAAACACAGCTGAAAAACCCGGTCATGTTCCTGGTATACGTCTCCGCCTTCCTCACCACCGGGCTGTATGTCTGCTCGCTCTTTGGCACGGCGGACGCCCGGCCGGCCTTTATCCTGGCCGTGGCGCTGATTTTATGGCTCACGGTGCTCTTCGCAAACTTTGCCGAGGCCATTGCCGAGGGCCGCGGCAAGGCCCAGGCCGACGCGCTGCGCGCCGCCAGGCAGGACGTAACGGCAAACAAGCTTTCCTCCCCCGCGGCGCGGGATGCCGTGCAGCGCGTACCCGGCGCCAGCCTTGTGAAGGGCGATTGCGTTCTGGTGAACGCGGGCGAGCAGATCCCGGCCGACGGCGAGGTGATCGAGGGCGCCGCCTCGGTGGACGAGAGCGCCATCACCGGCGAATCCGCGCCCGTAATCCGCGAGTCCGGCGGCGACCGCAGCGCCGTGACCGGCGGCACCACCGTCATTTCCGACTGGCTGGTGGTGCGCGTCACCAGCGGGCCGGGCGAGAGCTTTCTGGATAAAATGATCGCCATGGTGGAGGGTGCGGCCCGCAAAAAGACTCCCAACGAGATCGCGCTGGAGATCCTGCTGGTGGCCCTCACCATCATCTTCCTTTTGGTAACCGTGTCGCTCTTTCCCTTCTCCCAGTTCTCGGCCGGCCAGGCCGGCATGGCGAACCCCACCTCCATCACCGCGCTGGTGGCGCTGCTGGTGTGCCTGGCCCCCACCACCATCGGCGCGCTGCTGTCGGCCATCGGCATCGCGGGCATGAGCCGCCTGAACCAGGCGAACGTGCTGGCTATGAGCGGCCGCGCCATCGAGGCCGCGGGCGATGTGGACACCCTTCTGCTGGATAAAACCGGCACCATCACCCTGGGCAACCGGCAGGCCTGCGAGTTCATCCCGGTGGACGGCGCCCCCGCCGCCGCGCTGGCCGACGCGGCGCAGCTCTCCTCCCTTGCGGACGAAACGCCCGAGGGCCGCAGCGTGGTGGTCCTTGCAAAGGAACAGTTCGGCCTGCGGGGCCGCAGCATGAGCGAATTGCACACCAGCTTTATCCCCTTTTCGGCCAAAACCCGCATGAGCGGCGTGGACTGTGAGGAGGGCGAGGTGCGCAAGGGCGCGGCGGATGCGGTAAAGGCTTACGTGCAGTCGAAGGGCGGCGCTTTTTCCCAGGAGTGCGAAGCCGCGGTGGAGCGCATCGCCCGCGAGGGCGGCACCCCGCTGGTGGTGGCCAAAAACGGCCGCGTGCTGGGCGTCATCCACCTGAAAGACATCGTCAAGCAGGGCGTGAAGGAAAAATTTGCGGACCTGCGCAAAATGGGCATCCGGACCGTGATGATCACCGGCGACAACCCCCTCACCGCCAGCGCCATTGCTGCGGAGGCGGGCGTGGACGACTTTTTGGCCGAGGCGACCCCCGAGGGCAAGCTGCATATGATCCGCCAGCTGCAGGCCAAGGGCCACCTGGTGGCCATGACCGGCGACGGCACCAACGACGCTCCCGCCCTGGCCCAGGCCGACGTGGCCGTTGCCATGAACACCGGCACCCAGGCCGCCAAGGAGGCGGGCAACATGGTGGACCTGGACTCCTCGCCCACCAAACTGATCGACATCGTGCGCATCGGCAAGCAGCTGCTCATGACCCGAGGCTCGCTCACCACCTTCAGCATTGCGAACGACGTGGCAAAGTATTTCGCCATTCTTCCCGCGCTGTTCATGGGGCTGTATCCGGGCCTTGCGGCGCTCAACATCATGCATCTGGCCAGCGCCGAGAGCGCCATCCTGTCCGCCATCATCTACAACGCGCTCATCATCGTGGCCCTCATCCCCCTTGCGCTGCGGGGCGTCAAATACCGCGAGGTCCCGGCCGGCAAGCTGCTCTCACGCAACCTGCTCATCTATGGCTTGGGCGGCATCGCGGCGCCCTTCGCGGCCATCAAACTCATCGACATGTTCCTTGTGGGCTTCGGCCTGGTATAA
- the kdpA gene encoding potassium-transporting ATPase potassium-binding subunit → MTNQILQYALYIVILVGLAIPLGRYMYKVMVGEKTFLSRVLQPVESGVCRICRIDPGEQMTWKKYALAVGLFSAFGFLFLFLLNLLQGFLPLNPEGIPGCSWHLSFNTTASFVTNTNWQAYSGEMQLSYLTQMLGLTVQNFVSAASGIAVLFALIRGFVKVKQKGLGNFWSDLVRITLYILIPLSIVVAVVIASQGVPQTLSAYDAVDLLEPVTLEDGTLVTQQVIPLGPAASQIAIKQLGTNGGGFFGVNSAHPFENPNALSNLFQMISLLLIPVACCFTFGRGVKDKRQGRALFAAMLILLAVFLAIAAFSEAAGTPQLAQGGRVDLSAGSQQAGGNMEGKETRFGIAASTTWSVFTTAASNGSVNSMHDSYTPFGGFVQMLQMELGEVVFGGVGCGLYGMIGFAILTVFIAGLMVGRTPEYLGKKIEPREMRMAVLVCLATPVAILVGAGLASALPETAASLNNPGAHGFSEILYAYSSAGGNNGSAFAGFNANTPFLNVSIGLVMLFVRFVPLFATLAIAGSLAEKKAVAVSAGTLPTHDARFVFLLILIVLLVGALSFFPALALGPIAEFFQMIA, encoded by the coding sequence ATGACAAATCAAATTCTTCAATATGCCCTGTACATTGTCATCCTGGTGGGGCTTGCCATCCCCCTGGGGCGGTACATGTACAAGGTGATGGTGGGCGAAAAGACCTTCCTTTCCCGCGTGCTGCAGCCGGTGGAAAGCGGCGTCTGCCGCATCTGCCGCATCGACCCCGGCGAACAGATGACCTGGAAAAAATACGCACTGGCGGTGGGGCTGTTCAGCGCGTTCGGCTTTCTGTTCCTGTTCCTTTTAAATCTTCTGCAAGGCTTTTTGCCCCTGAACCCCGAGGGGATTCCCGGCTGTTCGTGGCATCTTTCCTTTAACACCACGGCCAGCTTTGTCACCAATACCAACTGGCAGGCCTATTCCGGCGAGATGCAATTGTCCTATCTCACCCAAATGCTGGGCCTCACGGTGCAGAACTTCGTGTCGGCGGCCAGCGGCATCGCGGTGCTGTTCGCACTGATCCGGGGCTTTGTAAAGGTCAAACAAAAAGGCCTTGGGAATTTTTGGTCTGATCTTGTGCGCATCACCCTTTACATCCTGATCCCCCTGTCCATTGTGGTGGCCGTGGTCATCGCCTCCCAGGGCGTGCCCCAAACCCTCTCCGCCTACGACGCGGTAGATCTTCTGGAGCCTGTAACGTTGGAGGACGGCACCCTCGTCACCCAGCAGGTTATCCCTCTGGGCCCGGCCGCCAGCCAGATCGCCATCAAGCAGCTGGGCACCAACGGCGGCGGCTTTTTCGGGGTGAACTCGGCGCATCCGTTCGAAAACCCGAACGCCCTTTCCAATCTGTTCCAGATGATCTCGCTGCTGCTCATCCCGGTGGCCTGCTGCTTCACCTTCGGCCGCGGCGTAAAGGATAAGCGCCAGGGCCGCGCACTGTTTGCGGCCATGCTCATTCTGCTGGCGGTATTTTTGGCCATCGCCGCCTTTTCCGAGGCGGCAGGCACCCCGCAGCTCGCACAGGGCGGCCGGGTCGACCTCTCGGCCGGCAGCCAGCAGGCCGGCGGCAACATGGAGGGCAAAGAAACCCGCTTCGGCATTGCCGCCTCCACCACCTGGAGCGTGTTCACCACGGCGGCCTCGAACGGCTCGGTCAATTCCATGCACGACAGCTACACCCCCTTCGGCGGCTTTGTGCAGATGCTCCAGATGGAGCTGGGCGAGGTGGTGTTCGGCGGCGTGGGCTGCGGGCTGTACGGCATGATCGGCTTCGCAATCCTGACCGTGTTCATCGCCGGGCTCATGGTGGGCCGCACCCCCGAATACCTGGGCAAAAAGATCGAGCCGCGCGAGATGCGCATGGCGGTGCTGGTGTGCCTGGCAACGCCGGTTGCGATCCTGGTGGGCGCGGGGCTCGCCTCGGCGCTGCCCGAAACGGCGGCCTCGCTGAACAACCCGGGCGCCCACGGCTTCTCAGAAATTCTGTACGCCTACTCCTCGGCGGGCGGCAACAACGGCTCGGCCTTTGCGGGCTTTAACGCCAACACGCCCTTCTTAAACGTGTCCATCGGCCTGGTGATGCTGTTCGTTCGCTTTGTGCCCCTGTTCGCCACCCTGGCCATTGCGGGCTCTCTGGCAGAAAAAAAGGCCGTGGCCGTAAGCGCGGGCACCCTGCCCACCCACGACGCGCGCTTTGTGTTCCTGCTCATCCTCATTGTGCTGCTGGTGGGCGCGCTGAGCTTCTTCCCGGCGCTGGCCCTCGGGCCCATCGCCGAGTTCTTCCAGATGATCGCATAA
- a CDS encoding potassium transporter: MKNERAGAGESPLEGWPLILGYLGVILMLIGGVILLPLVVLAAYPEEAGEAKYFVLPGTAAILMGYILGLHLRGREHGRLHKHQDTVIVVGAWALAILLCAAPFVLTGRYNFTQAVFECTSGWSTTGLSVVDVTQTPHIFLLYRSVMLFFGGVGLVLVMLCVLSDSCGMRLYSAEGHPDRLLPNLAASARTILAIYAGYILAGTALYMVFGMDWFDALNHSIAALSTGGFSTRAESIGYYDSPAIELVTVLLMLLGSTNFLAHLYLLRGRLKNFFGYCEVRFSLFATALFTPLLAGLLLAGGLADALPRAVRDGLFQTVSCLTTTGFQSVPGFGGWPAPLLLSMILLMLAGGGTGSTAGGIKQFRVCIMLKDALWTLREKLDHRRVVRTHAVRRPDGVETLDWRGRSEVSSFILLYLMVFALGSFVLSCFGYPLADCMFEFSSALGTVGLSTGITAYDAPAAVLWTETAGMLLGRLEIYVVFLAVIRTAGDAKSGLLGALARVRKRGWK; this comes from the coding sequence ATGAAAAATGAGCGCGCGGGCGCGGGTGAAAGCCCGCTGGAGGGCTGGCCGCTCATCCTGGGATATCTGGGCGTGATCCTGATGCTGATCGGCGGGGTGATCCTGCTGCCGCTGGTGGTGCTGGCGGCCTATCCGGAGGAGGCCGGAGAGGCAAAATATTTTGTTTTGCCGGGCACGGCAGCCATTCTGATGGGGTATATACTTGGGCTGCACCTGCGCGGGCGGGAGCATGGCCGGCTGCACAAGCACCAGGACACGGTGATCGTGGTGGGCGCATGGGCGCTGGCCATTTTGTTGTGCGCGGCGCCCTTTGTGCTGACGGGACGGTACAATTTTACCCAGGCGGTGTTCGAGTGCACCAGCGGCTGGAGCACGACCGGACTGTCGGTGGTGGACGTGACCCAAACGCCCCATATTTTTCTTTTATATCGCAGCGTCATGCTGTTTTTCGGAGGCGTGGGGCTGGTACTGGTGATGCTGTGCGTTTTGTCGGACAGCTGCGGCATGCGGCTTTACAGCGCCGAGGGCCACCCGGACCGGCTGCTGCCGAACCTGGCGGCCTCGGCGCGCACGATCCTGGCGATCTACGCGGGCTATATCCTGGCGGGCACGGCGCTGTACATGGTGTTCGGCATGGATTGGTTCGACGCGCTCAACCACTCGATCGCCGCGCTGAGCACGGGCGGGTTCTCCACCCGCGCCGAGAGCATCGGGTATTACGACAGCCCCGCCATCGAGCTGGTGACCGTGCTGCTGATGCTGCTGGGGAGCACAAATTTTTTGGCGCACCTGTACCTTTTGCGGGGCAGGCTGAAAAACTTTTTTGGATATTGCGAGGTGCGCTTTTCGCTGTTTGCCACAGCGCTTTTTACGCCGCTGCTGGCAGGGCTGCTGCTGGCGGGAGGGCTGGCGGACGCCTTGCCCCGCGCTGTGCGCGACGGGCTGTTCCAGACGGTGAGCTGCCTGACCACCACGGGCTTCCAGTCGGTGCCCGGCTTTGGGGGCTGGCCCGCGCCGCTGCTGCTGAGCATGATCCTGCTGATGCTGGCGGGCGGGGGCACCGGCTCGACGGCGGGCGGAATCAAACAGTTCCGTGTGTGCATTATGCTGAAGGACGCGCTGTGGACCCTGCGGGAGAAGCTGGACCACCGGCGGGTGGTGCGCACCCACGCCGTGCGGCGGCCGGACGGTGTGGAAACGCTGGACTGGCGGGGCCGCAGCGAGGTGAGCAGCTTTATTCTGCTGTACCTGATGGTGTTTGCGCTGGGCAGCTTTGTGCTGAGCTGCTTTGGCTACCCGCTGGCAGACTGCATGTTTGAGTTTTCGTCCGCCCTGGGAACGGTGGGCCTGTCCACCGGGATCACGGCCTACGACGCGCCCGCGGCGGTGCTTTGGACTGAAACCGCCGGCATGCTGCTGGGGCGGCTGGAAATCTACGTGGTATTTCTTGCGGTGATCCGCACGGCCGGGGACGCGAAGAGCGGGCTTTTGGGCGCCCTGGCAAGGGTGAGGAAAAGAGGATGGAAATGA
- a CDS encoding two-component sensor histidine kinase — protein sequence MQDARPDPDLLLQKVNRQERDEARRTGKLKIFFGYAAGVGKTYAMLEAAHAARAAGTDVVAGYIEPHTRPDTLALLDGLEQLPPRELLHKEVALREFDLDGAIARRPVLILVDELAHTNAEGCRHRKRYQDIEELLAAGIDVYTTVNVQHIESLNDIVASITGVIVRERVPDSVFDRADQVELVDIEPDELLARLEQGKIYRANQARRALGHFFTRENLVALREIALRRTADRVNRSAEKGREAGAGYYTDEHVLICLSSSPSNAKVIRTAARLSNAFHGRFTALFVETPDTRELDGKNRDRLRGNLRLAEQLGAQIATVYGSEVAAQIAEYARVSGVSKIVLGRSGAKRGRLLPRPTLVEQLTALAPNLDIYIIPDTLPPCRGRRAPRRAWEKLTWKDTLKTAGILAGTVLGALGFAAAGLGEANIITVFILGVLFVSACTASRVYGAAASLLSVALFNFFFTAPYFTLEFTDPGYAVTFGIMFAASFITSTLTVRVHRQARQSALKAYRTEVLLETSQQLQQGDTQAELARKMGRQILRLLDRTVCVYLAGKEGLGPPAVFTVQGAAPDVSPYTAADEQAVAAWVYRNNKHAGATTDTLPGAKCLYLAVRSQASVFAVVGVALSAGEALEVYDRNLLLAMLNEFALALEHRQAAAARSEMLAQARQEQLRANLLRAISHDLRTPLTGISGNANILMRGAPGLKEEKKQRLYTDIYDDSMWLMRLVENVLAVTRIENGSVQLSLEAELVEEVAQEALRHLSRHSGEHAVKLSVQGEMLMARMDPQLIAQVLVNLADNAVKYTPPGSRIEISARRDGAMVRLEVADDGPGIPPGAREKLFEMFYTAEAKHGDGRRGLGIGLSLCRSIVEAHGGSIGVRDNLPHGTVFFFTLPAVDPPPAGRESGGQKGA from the coding sequence ATGCAGGACGCGAGGCCGGATCCGGACCTGCTGCTGCAGAAGGTGAACCGGCAGGAGCGCGATGAGGCGCGGCGCACCGGGAAGCTGAAAATCTTTTTCGGTTACGCCGCGGGCGTGGGCAAGACCTACGCCATGCTGGAGGCGGCACATGCCGCCCGGGCCGCCGGGACCGACGTGGTGGCGGGCTACATTGAGCCCCACACCCGGCCCGACACCCTGGCGCTGCTGGACGGGCTGGAGCAGCTGCCGCCGCGGGAGCTGCTCCACAAGGAAGTTGCGCTGCGGGAGTTTGACCTGGACGGGGCCATTGCACGGCGGCCGGTGCTGATCCTGGTGGACGAGCTGGCCCACACCAATGCGGAGGGCTGCCGCCACCGCAAACGGTATCAGGACATTGAGGAACTGCTGGCGGCGGGCATCGACGTGTATACCACGGTAAATGTGCAGCACATTGAGAGCCTGAACGATATCGTGGCCTCCATTACCGGCGTGATCGTGCGGGAGAGGGTGCCGGACAGTGTGTTCGACCGGGCCGACCAGGTGGAGCTGGTGGACATTGAGCCGGACGAATTGCTGGCGCGGCTGGAACAGGGGAAAATCTACCGGGCAAACCAGGCGCGCCGGGCTCTTGGACACTTTTTTACCAGGGAAAACCTGGTGGCCCTGCGGGAGATCGCGCTGCGGCGCACGGCCGACCGGGTGAACCGCAGCGCGGAAAAAGGCAGGGAGGCGGGGGCCGGCTATTATACCGATGAGCACGTTTTGATCTGCCTGTCCTCCTCGCCCTCCAACGCGAAGGTCATCCGCACCGCCGCGCGGCTTTCGAATGCGTTTCACGGCCGCTTTACCGCGCTGTTTGTGGAAACGCCGGACACCCGGGAGCTGGATGGAAAAAACCGGGACCGCCTGCGGGGGAACCTGCGGCTGGCCGAACAGCTGGGCGCGCAGATCGCAACCGTGTACGGCAGCGAGGTGGCCGCCCAGATCGCCGAGTATGCCCGGGTGAGCGGGGTTTCGAAGATCGTGCTGGGCCGCTCGGGCGCAAAACGCGGCCGCCTGCTGCCCAGACCCACGTTGGTGGAACAGCTGACGGCGCTTGCGCCCAATCTGGACATCTACATCATTCCGGACACGCTGCCGCCCTGCCGCGGGCGCCGCGCGCCGCGCAGGGCATGGGAAAAGCTTACCTGGAAGGACACCCTGAAGACGGCGGGCATTCTGGCGGGGACTGTTTTGGGCGCCTTGGGCTTTGCCGCCGCCGGCCTGGGCGAAGCGAACATTATAACGGTGTTCATTTTGGGCGTGCTGTTCGTTTCGGCCTGCACCGCGAGCCGTGTGTACGGGGCGGCGGCCTCGCTTTTGAGCGTGGCGCTGTTCAATTTCTTTTTTACCGCGCCCTATTTTACCCTGGAGTTTACGGACCCGGGCTATGCGGTCACGTTCGGCATTATGTTTGCGGCGTCTTTTATTACCAGCACCCTCACGGTACGGGTGCACAGGCAGGCCCGCCAGTCGGCGCTGAAAGCCTACCGCACCGAGGTGCTGCTGGAGACCAGCCAGCAGCTGCAGCAGGGCGACACCCAGGCCGAGCTGGCCCGCAAGATGGGGCGGCAGATCCTGCGCCTGCTGGACCGCACCGTCTGCGTTTATCTGGCCGGGAAGGAAGGGCTGGGGCCGCCGGCCGTGTTTACCGTGCAGGGCGCAGCCCCGGACGTTTCGCCCTACACCGCGGCCGACGAGCAGGCGGTGGCCGCGTGGGTGTACAGGAACAACAAGCACGCGGGCGCCACCACCGACACGCTGCCCGGGGCGAAATGCCTGTACCTGGCGGTGCGCAGCCAGGCCAGCGTGTTTGCGGTGGTGGGCGTTGCGCTGAGCGCCGGGGAGGCGCTGGAGGTGTATGACCGGAACCTGCTGCTGGCCATGCTGAACGAATTCGCGCTGGCGCTGGAGCACAGGCAGGCGGCCGCAGCGCGCAGCGAAATGCTTGCCCAGGCGCGGCAGGAACAGCTGCGGGCAAACCTTCTGCGCGCCATCTCGCATGACCTGCGCACCCCGCTGACCGGTATTTCGGGCAACGCGAACATTCTGATGCGCGGGGCCCCGGGCCTGAAGGAGGAGAAAAAGCAGCGGCTGTATACCGACATATACGACGATTCCATGTGGCTGATGCGGCTGGTGGAGAATGTGCTTGCGGTCACCCGCATTGAGAACGGCAGCGTGCAGCTCTCGCTGGAGGCGGAGCTGGTGGAGGAGGTGGCCCAGGAAGCGCTGCGCCACCTGAGCCGGCACAGCGGCGAACATGCCGTTAAGCTTTCGGTGCAGGGGGAAATGCTGATGGCAAGGATGGACCCCCAGCTCATCGCGCAGGTGCTGGTAAACCTGGCGGACAACGCCGTGAAATATACCCCGCCCGGAAGCCGGATCGAGATCAGCGCCCGGCGCGACGGGGCCATGGTGCGGCTGGAAGTGGCCGACGACGGGCCGGGCATTCCGCCCGGGGCCAGGGAGAAGCTGTTTGAGATGTTTTACACCGCCGAGGCCAAGCACGGCGACGGGCGCAGGGGGCTGGGGATCGGCCTGTCGCTGTGCCGCTCGATTGTGGAGGCGCACGGGGGCAGCATCGGCGTGCGGGACAACCTGCCCCATGGCACGGTGTTCTTTTTCACCCTGCCCGCCGTGGACCCGCCGCCCGCCGGGCGCGAAAGCGGCGGGCAGAAGGGCGCATGA
- the gpmI gene encoding 2,3-bisphosphoglycerate-independent phosphoglycerate mutase has translation MSKQPLMLCILDGFGWVPEKADGNAIVAARTPNLDRLFATCPYTTIGASGMDVGLPDGQMGNSEVGHTNIGAGRIVYQELTRITKAIQDGSIRENEAIVGAMKAAVQGGKAIHLMGLLSAGGVHSHIQHLFGLLDLAKDLGATQLYVHAIMDGRDVPPDSGKGYIEQLQQKLAGLGVGKIATITGRYYAMDRDNRWDRVEKAYAAFVYGQGDQGSPVEVMEKSYAAGVTDEFVIPAVTCEGGRVSAGDTVIFFNFRPDRAREITRTFVDDAFTGFERRLGRLPVNYVCFTQYDVTMPNVQVAFKPQSLTHVMGEYLAEKGLTQLRIAETEKYAHVTFFFNGGVEAPFQGEDRALIPSPKVATYDLQPEMSAYLVADECVRRIESGKYDVIILNFANCDMVGHTGVFEAAVKAVEAVDECAGRVIGAVLAAGGKVLLTADHGNADQMREPDGAPFTAHTTNPVPFLVAGAGDVALRQGGVLADIAPTMLKLLGLPQPPEMTGSSIIE, from the coding sequence ATGTCCAAACAACCTCTCATGCTCTGCATCCTCGACGGCTTCGGCTGGGTGCCCGAAAAGGCCGACGGCAACGCCATTGTGGCCGCCCGCACCCCCAACCTGGACCGTCTGTTCGCCACCTGCCCCTACACCACCATCGGCGCCTCCGGCATGGACGTTGGCCTGCCCGACGGCCAGATGGGCAACAGCGAGGTGGGCCACACCAACATCGGCGCGGGCCGCATCGTGTACCAGGAGCTCACCCGCATCACCAAAGCCATTCAGGATGGCTCCATCCGCGAAAACGAGGCCATTGTGGGGGCCATGAAGGCCGCCGTCCAGGGCGGCAAAGCCATCCATCTGATGGGCCTTCTCTCCGCGGGCGGGGTGCACAGCCACATCCAGCACCTGTTCGGCCTGCTGGATCTGGCAAAGGACCTGGGCGCCACCCAGCTGTACGTGCACGCCATCATGGACGGCCGTGACGTCCCGCCCGATTCCGGCAAGGGCTACATCGAGCAGCTCCAGCAAAAGCTGGCCGGGCTGGGCGTGGGCAAAATCGCCACCATCACCGGCCGCTACTACGCCATGGACCGCGACAACCGCTGGGACCGGGTGGAAAAGGCCTACGCCGCCTTCGTATACGGCCAGGGCGACCAGGGCAGCCCGGTGGAGGTCATGGAAAAAAGCTATGCCGCCGGCGTGACCGACGAGTTCGTGATCCCCGCCGTCACCTGCGAGGGCGGCCGGGTTTCGGCGGGCGACACCGTGATCTTCTTCAACTTCCGCCCCGACCGCGCGCGGGAGATCACCCGCACCTTTGTCGACGACGCCTTCACCGGCTTTGAGCGCCGCCTGGGCCGCCTGCCGGTGAACTACGTCTGCTTCACCCAATACGACGTCACCATGCCCAACGTGCAGGTGGCCTTCAAGCCCCAGTCCCTCACCCATGTCATGGGCGAGTATCTGGCCGAAAAGGGCCTCACCCAGCTGCGCATCGCCGAGACCGAAAAGTACGCCCACGTGACCTTCTTCTTCAACGGCGGCGTCGAGGCACCCTTCCAGGGCGAAGACCGGGCCCTCATCCCCAGCCCCAAGGTGGCAACCTACGACCTGCAGCCCGAAATGAGCGCCTACCTCGTGGCCGACGAGTGCGTGAGGCGCATCGAGAGCGGCAAATACGACGTCATCATCCTGAACTTTGCCAACTGCGACATGGTGGGCCACACCGGCGTGTTCGAGGCGGCGGTCAAGGCCGTCGAAGCCGTGGACGAGTGCGCGGGCCGGGTCATCGGCGCGGTGCTGGCCGCGGGCGGCAAGGTGCTGCTCACCGCCGACCACGGCAACGCCGACCAAATGCGCGAGCCGGACGGCGCGCCCTTCACCGCCCACACCACCAACCCCGTGCCCTTCCTGGTGGCCGGCGCGGGCGATGTGGCCCTGCGCCAGGGCGGCGTTCTGGCCGATATCGCCCCTACCATGTTAAAGCTCCTGGGCCTGCCCCAGCCCCCGGAAATGACCGGCTCCAGCATCATCGAATAA